In Longimicrobium sp., the genomic stretch GGGGATCGTGCGGCCAAGTGCGCGCGCCGGGCTTCAGCTCGCGGGTGAAGAAGCGGTTGAGCGACGGGAAGCTGTCCAGCGGCGCCGCGGCCTCGTCCACGTCGGCGCCCACCATCCGCGCAAAGCCGCCGAGGACGGGCTTGCGCAGCGGCCTGGGGAGCGGCACGTCGGCGATCGCGCCGAACGCGCGGCTGAGCGCGCCCTGCGGCAGCCGCCGGAGCGCGCCGAGCATCGCCCGGGCGCGCGCGCCGGGGTCGTCGGGGTTGTGCGAGATGTCCGCGGAGCGGCGGACGGATGGATCGTCGGGCATCGGGATCTGCTTCTGCTCTCGATTCGCTTCTGCGCTGGACTCGCTACTGCGCTCGGACTCGCTTCTGTGCTCGACTCGCTTCTGATCTCGGACTCACTTCTACTCTCGGACTCGCTTCTGATCTCGACTCGAAGATTCGTGCGGCCGCGGCGCGGAGGCCCTCTCCCCCCGGCCCCCTCCCCCAAAACCGACTGGGGGAGGGGGAGACCTCAGCGCGGGGAGAGCTACTGCGCCCAACGCAAGCCGTTGCGCGGCCGCGGACGGCCCCCTCCCCCCGCCCCTCCCCCGCTGCGCAGGGGAGGGGGGAACTCAGCGCGGGAGCGATTTTGGCGCCACGCTGCAGCCCTGGCCCCGCAGCGCACGCACGGCGAGGAACGCGCCACCGCCTGCGCGCCGCGGTCGAAGTTACCCCCTCCCGTTATCGGGAGGGGGTACGCGGCCCCAGCCGCGGGGGGAGGGTCCGCGGGGGAAGGGCTTCGTTCGCGCCGCGCAGGTGTTAGATTCGCGCGCCCGGCTCTTGCGGACCCATCCGCGGCCGGAATCCCGCTGCGAATCAATCGCCCGAAGACATCGCCGGACGACGTGACCGATACGACCGAAGCGACCACCGCCCTGCGCCTTCCCGTGCGCACGCACACGCTGGCCAACGGGATGCGCATCGTCTGCCACGAGGACCGCGCGGCGCCCATCGTGGCCGTGCACCTGATGTACCGCGTGGGCAGCCGCCACGAGACCCCCGGCCGCACCGGGCTGGCCCATCTCCTCGAGCACCTGATGTTCGAGGGATCGCTGCACGCGCCCAAAGGGCAGTTCGACGACCTGCTGGAGCGCGTGGGCGGCACCAACAACGGCTCCACCTGGCTCGACCGCACCAACTACTTCGAGACCGTCCCCTCGCACGCCGTGGAGCTCCCGCTCTGGCTGGAGCGCGACCGCATGGCCTTCTTCCTTCCCGTGCTGACCTCGGAGATGCTGGAGGTGCAGCGCGGGGTGGTGATGAACGAGCGGCGCCAAGCCTACGAGAACCGCCCGTACGGGATGGCCGACGAGCGGCTCCACCAGATGCTCTTCGGCGACGCGCACCCGTACTCGTGGCCGACGATCGGCTACATGGCCGACTTGGAGCGGATCACGCTGGACGACGCGCGCGGATTCTACTCGACCTACTACACGCCGGGCAACGCGGTGCTGGTCTTCGCCGGCGACATCTCGGCCGACGAGGCGGCCGCGCTGGCCGAGCGCTACTTCGGCGACCTGCCGCACGGGCCGCCCATCCCTCCGTTCACCCCGCCGGCCGACCCCGCGCCCGCCGCCGCCGTCAGCCGCGAGGCGATGGGCGACGACGTCTCCTTCCCGCGCGTCTACCAGGCGTGGGCGGTGCCGGGGTACGGGACGCGCGAGTGGGTGGCGCTCGACGTGCTGGCCTATCTCCTGGCCGACGGCGACAGCTCGCGGCTGCAGCGCGCGCTCATCCGCGAGGGGCGGCTGTCGCAGGACGTGGACACCTACCTCTATCCCACCGCGCTCTGCGGCGTGTGGGGGATCGTGACCACCGCGCGCACGGGGATCGCGCCCGAGCGGCTGGAGGCGGCGATCCGGCGCGTGCTGGACGACGTGGTGGCCAACGGGGTGACGGACGACGAGGTGCTGGGCGCCGCCCGCCGCGTCCGCCGCGACCAGGTGGGCGACCTGGCCACCGTGGAGGAGCGCGCCGAGTCGCTCGCCTACGCCGCGACGGTGCTGGGCGAGCCCGAGGCGCTGGAGCGCGTGCTGGAGACGTACGGCGAAGTCACGCCCGACGAGGTGCGCCGCGCCGCCGCCCGGTGGCTGGACGCGGGGCGCGGCGCCACGCTGGTCGTCGTTCCCGCGGAGGGCGCGTCTCAGGACGGGGAGGCGGGCGATGAGTGAGATCGTCGTGCTGCCGCCGCCGCGGCTGGGGCCGCCGCCCGCGCCGCGCGTTCCCCACCCCGCGCGCTGGACGATGGCCAACGGGCTGCGGATCGTGTCCGCGCCGCGGCACGGGGTGCCGCAGGTGGTGCTGCGGCTGGTCCTTCCCGCCGGCTCCGCGGCCGATCCCGCGCCCTACGCCGGCGCCGCCTCGCTCGTCGGCCACCTGGTCGCCGAGGGGACGGCCACGCTGGCGGCGGAGGAACTGCACGCGCGGCTGGACCTGCTGGGCGCCGCCGTCCATCCCCACGTGGGGCACGACTTCGCGGAGATCGAGCTGGTGCTCCTTTCCGAGACGCTGCGCGAGGGCGTGGGCCTGCTGGCGGAGATGGCGATGCGGCCCTCGTTCCCCGAGCACGAGACGGAGCGCATCCGCGCCGAGTCGCTCGACGCGCTGGTCGCCCGCCACGACGAGCCTGCGAACGTGGCCGACGACCGCGCGGCGCTGGAGGTGTTCGGCCCCGATCACCCGTACGGCATCCCCTCGTTCGGCACCGAGGCGGGGATCCGCGAGGTGCCGCGCGAGGCGCTGATCGCCTTCCACGCCGCGCGCTACCGGCCGGGCGGCTCGTTCCTCGTCGCGGCCGGCGAGTTCGATCCGGCGGAGCTGCGCGAGGCGCTGGACGCAGCGTTCGCTTCTTGGTCGGGAGATGCCGAGCCGACCGCCTATCCCCCCGCCCCGCCGCTGGGCGGCGAGGAGCGGATGGTGTTCGTGCCGTGGGAGGAGTCGGCGCAGTCGGAGATCCGCATCGCCGGGCAGGGGCTGGCGCGCACGGACCCGGACTGGATCCGCGCGGGGGTGACCAACTTCCTGCTGGGCGGCAGCACCATCACCGGCCGGCTGGGCGCCAACCTGCGCGAGGACAAGGGGTGGACCTACGGCGCGCGCTCCCTCTTCTCGGCGGGCGTGGTCCCCGGCGGGTGGGTGGCGGAGACGGCCGTGGACGTGGGCGTCACCCGCGACGCGGTGAACGAGATGATGCGCGAGATCCGCCGCCTGGCCGAGGAGCCGGTGGACGAGGCCGAGCTGCGCCGCGCCAAGGACGCGCTGATGCTCTCGCTCCCGCGCATGTTCGAGACGCCCGCGGGCGTGGCCAGCCGCCTGGCCACGGTCGAGGCGTACGGCCTCCCGCACGAGTGGTGGGACCGCTTCCCCGACGCGGTCGAGGCCGTGACGACGGAGGACGTCGGCCGCATGGCGCGCCGCCACTTCGATCCCCAGCGGCTGGTGCGCGTGGTGGTCGGCGGGTGGAGGTGAGGCGTCGCGCCCTCTCCGGCTCGCCAGGGTTCGCCATCTCTCCCCCAAACCTGGAGAGGTGGGGATGAGCAGATTCGCGCCGACATCGGAGGCCGGCGCGGCCGCGGGCTGGCCCCCTCCCCCGGCCCCTCCCCCGCTTCGCAGGGGCGGGGAGAACTCAGCGCCGCGACGAGGGTGGCGCGAAGAGCGGGACGGGTCGCCACGATTGCGTCGCACGTGAGACGAGGAGTGCAGAAAAGGCCGCGCCGCACGAGCGAAATTACCCCCTCCCGTTATCGGGAGGGGGTACGCGGCCCCAGCCGCGGGAGGAGGGTCCCGCCCGGCGACGGGACAGCGGAGCGGAGTCCGCTGCGGCGGAAACGACGCGGCCCCCCTCCCGATGACTTCCGGGAGAGGGGCCGGGCGAGCGGTGCCGTCCAGCGGCTCTCGGGCTGCCGACCACCGATCCAGCTTCTACATCAGCCCTCCGCCGCTGTCCCGCTCGCCGCGCCACACGGCGTCGTCGTCGTACTCGTCGTGCTCGGGCACCACCTCCAGCGCGGGGACGGGCGCGTGGCGCGTGACCCGCATCACCCCTTCCCACCCGCACGATGTGCACCACCGGCGGTTCAGCAGGCGCCGCGCCGGGCGCAGCAGCGACGAGCGGATGGGCAGGCTCTCGCATCCGCAGCGCGGGCAGTCGCGGCCGGAGGGGAGGAGCGCCACCAGCAGCGCCAGCGGGGCCAGGAGCATCACCACCCACAGCGCGGTCATGAACATCCAGAACATCGCGTCCTCCCTGGTTCCCCGGTGCCTCTGCGCGTCGTCCGCGCTCGCCTTTCGCGTAAGGCAAGGGGCATGCCGCTCCGCCCTCACTCCGGCGTCTCCTGATCTCGTTGCAAATGCGCATCTTACGTGTAGATAGCGCCACCCCAGACGCGGCCGCGCTGGCCGGTGCGGCAGACGTGCTGCGGCGCGGAGGTCTCGTCGCGTTCCCCACCGAGACGGTGTACGGACTTGGCGCGCACGCGCTGGACCCCGCGGCAGTGGCAAGGATCTACGAAGCCAAGGGTCGCCCGTCGTACAATCCGCTCATCGTCCACGTCGCCGGCGTCGACGCGGCGCGGCGGCTGGCGGGAGATTGGCCCGCGGCGGCCGACCGGCTCGCCGAGCGCTTCTGGCCGGGCCCGCTCACCCTCGTCCTCCCCCGCTCGGCGGAGATCCCGGACGCGGTGAGCGCGGGGCTGGACACGGTGGGAATCCGCATCCCCGCGCACCCGGTCGCCCACGCGCTCCTGGAGGCGGCGGGGATCCCGGTGGCCGCGCCCTCGGCGAACCGCTCGATGGGGGTGTCGCCGACCACGGCCGAGCACGTGCGGCGCAGCCTGGGCGAGCGGGTGGACGTGATCGTGGACGGCGGCCCTTCCCCCGTGGGCATCGAGTCCACCGTGCTGAGCCTGGCCGGCGAGGTGCCGACGATCCTGCGCCCCGGCTCCGTCTCGGCCGACGCGCTGCGCGAGGTGCTGGGCGAGGTCGCCGTCGCCTCGGCCGAGCCGCGGGGCCGCGAGGCGCGCCCGTCGCCGGGAATGCTGGACCGCCACTACGCGCCGGCGGCCGAGGTGCGGCTCTTCTCCTCCGAATCGCGCGACGCGGCGTTCGCCAAGGCGGTGTGGGCCGCCAGCGACGACCGCGCGGTGGGGGTGATCGCCTTCGCGCCGGTGTCCGCCTCCGGCGCCGAGGTGGTGGTGATGCCGGACGATCCGCGGGAGTACGCCGCCCGCCTCTACGCCGCCCTGCATGCGCTGGACGCCGCCGGCTGCGAGATGATCTGGATCGAGGACGTTCCCGGCACCCCCGAGTGGGCCGGCATCCGCGACCGGCTGCGGCGGGCGGCGGGGTGATGTTGGCCGGGCGATTGTCGCCGGGAGATGATGTCGCCGGGCGAATGGAATTCACGGCAACAACTGCACGAAGTCCCTGCGGGACTGAGGCCGGATATCCGCGCTCCGAGCCGACATCCTCGCCGCGCTGAGTTCTCCCCTCCCCTGCGCAGCGGGGGAGGGGCCGGGGGAGGGGGCCAGCCGGGGCGGGCAGGATCTCTCCTGGGAGAGCAGATATCCGGCGTCAGTCCCGCAGGGACTTTGTGCGGTCGTTGCCGTGGCTTCAGCCGCCCGGGCGTGAGCTGACCTGGAGCGCGGGAAAGGCCGGTTCTGCGCGGACGCTTCACCGGCCGGGCAGCGCGCGGTACTCTTCAGGTGGTGTCGGGGACGCACCGGCAAACCACCAGAGAGGAAGGGACCCATGCAGCCGAACCTCCTGAACCTGAGCGAGATCCGCGTCGAGAGCTTCGCCACCGAAGCCCCGCACCGTGACCCGGCCTCCGCGCCGGAGATGATCCTGAACATGCACACGCGCTGGCCCAAGGACTGCCCGGAAACGCTCCCGCAGTTCTGCTGACGCTCTCCGCCGGTGCTGGCGGCGGAGAGATCGATCCATCTCTTCGCTCCGGCATCACCCAACGGCACGTCCGGCGTTCGCGGTGCGTCCCCGAACTGCCGGGATGTCACGATCCGCCCTGACGGCGCGTTCCATCCCTCGACGGGCGGGCGACAATTCCCAATCGACGCAGGGGCAGGGCGATGCACGTCACGCGCAGGGCGATGCTGGGCTCCGTGCTGGGGCTGCTGCTGGCGCTGGGCGGATGCGACCGCCTCGTCCTCGGCACCGTCGATCGCGACGGGGACGTCGTCTCCGGCACGGGGACGGTGCGGTGGTACTCGTTCGAGGGCGGCTTCTTCGCCATCCGCGGCGACGACGACGTCACCTACGATCCCCGCGACCCGCTGCCGGCCGAGTTCCAGCAGGACGGGCTGCGGGTGCGCTTCCGCGCCCGCATCCTCCCCGGCATGAGCATCCACCAGGCGGGCCCGGTCGTGGACGTCGAGCAGATCTCCCTCGACTGACGCGGTCGCCGTCGCGACGCACCGAACCCCGCCCGCGGCTTTCGCGGACGGGGTTCGCGCCGTATATCGCCCCGCGCGAGCCTCATCATCCCCCCAGCCGCGAGCGCCGTCCCCATGCCGAGATACATCGCCCTCCTGCGCGCCATCAACGTCGGCGGCCACACGGTGAAGATGGACAAGCTGCGCAAGCTGTTCGAGGAGATGGACTTCGCGAACGTGGAGACGTTCATCGCCAGCGGCAACGTGATCTTCGAGGCGAAGGAGAAGGACGCGGCGAAGCTGGAGAAGAACATCGAGGCGCACCTGGAGAAGGCGCTCGGCTACGCGGTGGGGACGTATCTCCGCACGCCGGACGAGCTGAAGGCCGCGGCCGATCACGAGCCTTTCCCGCGCGCGGACGGCGATGGGACCTACGTCATCTTCGTCCGCGACGAGCCCGGCGCCGACGCGAAGAAGCGCCTCGCCGCGCTGGAGTCGGACGACGACCGCTTCGCCGTCCACGCGCGGGAGGTCTACTGGTGGCGGCGGAACGGGCGGATGAGCGACTCGCTCATCACCGGCCCCCAGCTCGCGAAGGCCATCGGCCAACCCGGCACCAACCGCAACCTCACCACCGTGCGCAAGATGGCCGCGAAGTACGCGGCGAAGGAGTAAGAGATGGCAGACTGGCGTACGCGGATTCCGCGGATAACATTCGTGCGGTAGCTCACGTCGCCGCAAAGCTGCTGCCTTCACCTGGAGCGCCGATGGACGAATCCCTTCCGCGTCTGGACAAGAAGGCGTTCTCCGTCGTTCCTGCCTTCGAGGAGGATGAGGAGATCGAGTACTGGCTGACGCGCACGCCGATCGAGCGTCTCCGCCACGTTGAAACCCTGCGGCGCATGAACTATGGGGCTCTCGCTACCGCAAGACTTCAAAGAGTTCTTGAGCTTGTTAAGGTCCCATGGGGTTAGGTACCTCCTCATTGGCGGCCACGCCGTGGCGTATTACGGATACCCGCGCGCCACGGGCGACCTGGACGTCTGGATCGCCGTAGACCCCGAGAACGCGGCCCGGACCGTCGAGGCCATCCGCGAGTTCGGGTTCGACACGCCCCAGCTCTCCGTCGGATTCTTCCTCGAAGACCGCAGCATGGTGCGAATGGGCGAGCCGCCGCTTCGCATCGAGGTGCTGACCGTGGTTTCGGGGATAGAGTTCGATGAGGCGTATTCAGAGCGAGAGAGCGTGATCCTCGACGGCGAAGAAGTATCCCTCATCAGCCTGCGCGACCTCTTGAGAAACAAGCGCGCGAGCGGCCGGCCGAAGGATCTCGCGGATCTCGATTTTTTCGCGAGGCAGGATCGCGGCAAATAGGCGCCGTCCCTCCCCCGCCCCGTTCCCAATCCCTTGCGGCGTCGATAGATTCATGCGCCCAATCCACCCCGGAAGGACGCATTGGACCAGACTCGCACCACGCTCGTTGAAGGGCTCATCGCCCGCTTCCCGCACATCCCCCGCGAGGCGGTTCTCAAGGAGGACCTCCTTCGCACCGGCATCGCGTTCGACGACTCGGCGCTGACCGACAACCTCGACGGCGAGGTCAAGCCCAAGTCGTACTTCATCTTCTCGTTCGACCAGAAGCCGCTGGCGCAGCTCGGCGAGGCCGCCCGGCGCCGCCCGCCCGAGGAGATCGCGCTCACCGGCGGGCCGTACGAGCTGCGCCGCACCATCGTCTCCGTGCGCGTGAACCCCGACTCGCCGTACCGCGTGGCGCGCGACGAGGCGGGCGGGCTGCGGCTGTCGCTGGAGGGGCGCACCGTCGCCGACGTGGGACTGCCGCCGATGCCCGAGTACTACCGGCACACGCTGGCCAACGGGAAGACGGTGATGGAGACGGCGCCCACCATCCAGTGGGGCTACCTCATCTACCTGACCGTGCTGCGGCTTTGCCAGTACTTCGGCGCCAAGGAGGAGTGCCAGTACTGCGACATCAACCACAACTGGCGCCAGCACAAGCAGGAGGGCCGCCCCTACACCGGCGTGAAGCCCGTGGCCGACGTGCTCGAGGCGCTGGAGATCATCGACCGCTACGACACCGCCAAGGCCAGCAAGGCGTACACGCTCACCGGCGGCTCGGTGACGTCGAAGGTGGACGGGCTGGAGGAGGCGGACTTCTACGGCCGCTACGCGCAGGCCATCGAGGAGCGCTTCCCCAACCGCTGGATCGGCAAGGTCGTCGCCCAGGCGCTGCCGGTGGAGGACGTACGCCGCTACAAGGAGTACGGGATCAAGATCTACCACCCCAACTACGAGGTGTGGGACAAGCGGCTGTTCGAGATCATCTGCCCGGGGAAGGAGCGCTACGTGGGCCGCGAGGAGTGGCACCGGCGCATCTTCGACGCGGCGGAGGTGTTCGGCGCGCGCTACGTGATCCCCAACTTCGTGGCCGGGGTGGAGATGGCGAAGCCGTTCGGGTTCCAGACGGTGGACGAGGCCATCGCCTCGACCGCCGAGGGGCTGGACTACTTCATGAGCCGCGGGGTGACGCCGCGCTTCACCACCTGGTGCCCCGAGCCGGCCACGCCGCTGGGGCGCGACAACCCCGAGGGCGCGCCGCTGGAGTACCACATCCGGCTGCTGGAGGTGTACCGCGAGACGCTGGAGAAGCACGGCCTGAAGCCGCCGCCGGGGTACGGCGTGGCCGGCGCGGGGAACGCGGTGTTCTCCGTCAGCTCGTTCATGGACACCCTCCGCCCCGACGAGGTCACCGAGGAAGAGGCCGTTCCCGCCGCGGCGTGACCGCCGTCTCCTTGTGGATGGACATGGATCGGCCCCGCTCCGGAACCTCCGGAGCGGGGCCGATCTGCATCCGCGGACGATGCGCCGGGGCTCCAAGAGACGCCAGATCAGCCCTAATACGCCATCTGCGTTGATCTGCAACCTTGCCGTCCCATCCTGCCGAAATCAAACAGACGTCCGGCATACAGTCGCATCGCACGGGGTGAGCGCACGCTCTCAGCCGTTGAATATCTCCAGAAACAGACGTAATTTCATGTTGATCCGAAGCAGCCTCTCGCGTCATTCCCACAGGGAGAAGCAGATGAAGAAGCTCAGGCTGGACCTCGATGCGCTCGCCGTCGACTCGTTCGACACGCACGCGCCGGCGGGGCGGCGCGGCACGGTAATGGGCAACATCGACCCGGACACGGTCGTAGTCGTGAACGCCGGCACCTTGGCGTGCAGCCAGAACTGCCTCGTCGCCGACACCGCGGGCGGCGACACCTGCGACCGGCGCTGCGAGCCGAGCATCGTCTGCCCCACCACCACCCCCGTGTGATCCCGAGTCCGGAAAAAGAACAATCACACAGAGGCACGGAGTCGCAGAGGCACGGAGAACCAATTGCGGTCCTCCGTGCCTCTGTGTTCTCTGTGCCCGTGTGTGAAAAACCAGGATCGCAGATGCCCGAACGATGTGTTGGGATCCGGTATGATGTCGGGGCGGCGATCACGGGCTCGCCGGATGCCGATCTTCGTTGAATATTTGGGGTACGATGCAAATGGTCTCGCGCCGCATGCCGGCCGGGACGCGGTTCACGATCCTCCCGACTTGCCCCCCCTGACCCACTCACGACGGCTCGGCTTCGGACAATGACGACAACGCGGATTGCGGCGGCGCTGCTGGTGGCGCTGCTGGAGGCGGCGCTCTGGGCCTGGGCGCTCGGCCTGATGCCCCGCGCGGTGGACGGCGTGCGCAGGCGGCTGTATCCCCTGGCGCTGGCGCACCTGCTGGCGGCGGTCCTGTTCCTGGGCGGTGGATCGGCGCAGGCCGCGCGGCTGTTACGGGGCCGCGCGCCCGAACCCTTCGCCGCGTTCACGCCCAGCGGCGACCCCGGGCTGGCGCGCTGGATGGCCGCGCAGCGCCCGCGCCTCCCCCGCCCCGACGCGGCCGACCCCGCGCGGCTGGCGTCGTGGGCCGAAACCATGCGCGCGTACCTCGACACCACCGCGTTCCGCACCCCGCCGCCGGCCGACCCGCCGATCGCCGGCACGCCGCGGCTGCTCGAGCGCGTGCGGCTGGCGGGCGGGATCGAGCGGCGATTCGTCTCCGTGCCGGGGTTCGACGGCACGGCCATCCCCGGCTACCTGTTCGTGCCGCCCGGCCTGGCCCGCCGCCCCGCGGTGATAGTCATCCCTGGCCACGGCGAGGGGATCGTGGAGACGGCGGGGCTGGTGGACAGCTACCAGCACGCGGTCGCGCTGCGGCTGGCCGAGGCGGGGTTCGTCACCTACACGCCGGAGCTGCGCGGCTTCGGCTACCTGGGCGGCCGCATCGGCACGGACCACTCGGCGGTGGCGCAGAACGCGCAGCTGGCCGGCACTTCGTACAAGGCGGTGGTGCTGCGCGACCTGCGCGCCGTGTCGGCGTGGATGGCCGCGCAGCCGGAGGTCGACACCGCGCGGATGGGCGTTTCCGGCGTGTCGTACGGCGGGGAGATGTCGGTGGCGCTGGCGGCCATGGAGCCGCGCTTCCGGGCCGTGGTGGCGCAGGGATTCGAGGGCGGCACCGGCCCGCTGCGGCCGCGAACCGCCACGGAGCCCATGCCCTTCCACGGCTGTCACGAGACGCTGCTGGCCAACCGCGACCTGTGGCAGGAGGACCTGTTCCTGCTGGTGAGCCCGCGGCCGATGCTGATGGTGACCGGCAGCGACGACCTCCCGGCCGACCCCGGGCTGACGGACCTGCTCCGCGGCGTCTACCGCGCCGCGGGTCGCCCAGACGGCTTCCAGTCCGCTGTCCGCGAGGGCGGGCACGAGTACTTCGCCGAGCCCGCCATCGCCTTTTTCCGCGCGCACCTGTAGCCTTATCCAAATCCTGAAAAACAGCAGGTCTCACGCAGAGCAGCAGAGGCAGCAGAGGTGAGTTCTCTGCTGCCTCTGCTGCTCTGCGTGAGGCAATTCTTTTTCTGGATTCGGGTATTCCATCAGCCCACAACAACGAAAGCCGGGCCCAGCATGATTGCTGAGCCCGGCTTTCGTGAAGTGGAGATGCCGGGATTCGAACCCGGGTCCGCCTACCGATCCCCCGCGACATCTACGTGCGTATCCACCCGTTCTGTTCTCCTCGCTCGCTCATCGGCCGGATGGAGGCCCCTCGCGAACCAGCCGTGCAAGTCTCGCCTGCGGCGTCACGGCGCCGAACGCAGGCCAGCCAGAATTTAGCGACACCCGGCGGCCCGCCTCAGGCGGGGCTGACCGACGGATGGGAGGTAAGGAGCCCGTGAGGGCGTCTACTTACGCAGCCAGAGCGAAGTTATCGTTCGCGGTTACTGATTTCCCGGAGGTTTAACGAGTGCTCCGAGCACCTCGGCACGCCGCCACGGCTTCACCGTACGCGTCGAAACCTGTCATCCCCATGACCCGTGTTTTCAAACACGCTCCAAATCTAGCGGATGTGACCGAGCGTGTCAATCTTACGTTCCTGCAACGATTTAGGTGACACGGCCGCAATGCGCAGGCCCGTTCGCCTCGCTCGCCGCCGCCCGACGAAACACTTGGCGAATGGCACCCGGCGGCGCATTTTTCCGCCTGTTAACGTGCGACCCTTGCGATGCATCGGGGAAATCCCCGTCTTCCAATCCCCGGACTTCATTTGCGCCGCGCGGCAGCGTGCCGGTGGGCGCCGACACCCCCATTCCACGCGGAGGACAAAATGAGCACGGACATTGGACAGGTCGACCTTGGCGCCGCACGCCACGTGGTGGCCGAAAGCACGCAGTACTTCTTCAGCGGCTGGAAGCCGATCTTCCAGGGCGTGGACCGCGCCGTGGGCACGGCGGACCTGGCCTTCGGTTTCGCCCACCCGGTCTGCCGCAAGCAGAACGTGAACGTGGTGCGGGTGTTCCTGGGCGACGACCGGATCCGCTTCCTGACGACCTCCAGCGCCCCGCCGATCCCCTACGTGAACAACAACGGGCGGACGATCAGCCGCACCATCTCCGAGTTCCTGAGCGAGGAAGAGAACGCCGAGGTCGTGCTGGCGGTCAACGCCAACTTCTCGTATTACACGGGTTCGGACGTGTCGGGCAAGGAGTTCGTGCTGTTCGGCGCGGCGGTGCGCGACGAGACGGTCGTCTGCGACCCCGCGCTGGCGCCGTGGACGCAGGACAACGCGGGATGCCTTCCCTGCAACGACCAGAGCAAGGACGGGTGCGACGTTCCCGGGCCGGGCTACGCGGGCGCGGCGGCGCTCCTGATCCGGGAGGGCAACCGCGCCGAGATCGTGCTGGCGACCGCCGCGGACCCGGTGGACCTCTCGGACGTCCACACGGCCATCGCGGGGAGCGCGCAGCCCGCCAGGGGGTCGCTCTGCCCGCAGCCGCAGATCGTGCCGCTGAACCGCCTTCTCTGGAACGGCCACAACCAGGCGACGCCGCAGGAGATCCCGGAGGAGCTGGTGGCCGGACGCACCGCGGTGGGGCTGGGGGTGGCCGAGGGGGTGCGCTACCTGTACCTGATGACGCTGGACGGCCGCGAGGGCGACGCCTATCCGTACGGGGCCGGCTTCTACGACCTGGGCGAGTGGATGAAGATCGCCGGCGCGACCGACGCCATTCCGCTGGACGGCGGCGGCTCGTCGGTGATGGCCTGGCGCGCCGCCGACGGCACGCTGGTGCACGCCGGCGTCCCCTACGGCGACGAGACCACCCCCGGCGTCGAGCGCGCGGTGGGGAACTTCTTCGGGGTGATCGCGCCGCGGCTGGGGGAGTAGGGGAGAAAGTCCCGAGTCCCGGGTGAATGCCCTCACCCGGGACTCGGCTTCTTTGCTCTTCCTCGGACGAAATCCGGAATCTCACGCTGACGTCGTCCCGAGGCCAATTACACCTTCGCCACCTTCGGCGCGCTGGCCACGCGGTTGCGGCCGTCGGCCTTGGCGCGGTAGAGCGCCTCGTCGGCCAGCTTCAGCACTTCGTCCGCGGTCGCCGTGCACTCGGGGCAGGCGGCGGCGCCGATCGACACCGTGACCGAGAGCG encodes the following:
- a CDS encoding nucleotidyltransferase, yielding MGLSLPQDFKEFLSLLRSHGVRYLLIGGHAVAYYGYPRATGDLDVWIAVDPENAARTVEAIREFGFDTPQLSVGFFLEDRSMVRMGEPPLRIEVLTVVSGIEFDEAYSERESVILDGEEVSLISLRDLLRNKRASGRPKDLADLDFFARQDRGK
- a CDS encoding DUF1697 domain-containing protein produces the protein MPRYIALLRAINVGGHTVKMDKLRKLFEEMDFANVETFIASGNVIFEAKEKDAAKLEKNIEAHLEKALGYAVGTYLRTPDELKAAADHEPFPRADGDGTYVIFVRDEPGADAKKRLAALESDDDRFAVHAREVYWWRRNGRMSDSLITGPQLAKAIGQPGTNRNLTTVRKMAAKYAAKE
- a CDS encoding L-threonylcarbamoyladenylate synthase; the encoded protein is MRILRVDSATPDAAALAGAADVLRRGGLVAFPTETVYGLGAHALDPAAVARIYEAKGRPSYNPLIVHVAGVDAARRLAGDWPAAADRLAERFWPGPLTLVLPRSAEIPDAVSAGLDTVGIRIPAHPVAHALLEAAGIPVAAPSANRSMGVSPTTAEHVRRSLGERVDVIVDGGPSPVGIESTVLSLAGEVPTILRPGSVSADALREVLGEVAVASAEPRGREARPSPGMLDRHYAPAAEVRLFSSESRDAAFAKAVWAASDDRAVGVIAFAPVSASGAEVVVMPDDPREYAARLYAALHALDAAGCEMIWIEDVPGTPEWAGIRDRLRRAAG
- a CDS encoding pitrilysin family protein gives rise to the protein MSEIVVLPPPRLGPPPAPRVPHPARWTMANGLRIVSAPRHGVPQVVLRLVLPAGSAADPAPYAGAASLVGHLVAEGTATLAAEELHARLDLLGAAVHPHVGHDFAEIELVLLSETLREGVGLLAEMAMRPSFPEHETERIRAESLDALVARHDEPANVADDRAALEVFGPDHPYGIPSFGTEAGIREVPREALIAFHAARYRPGGSFLVAAGEFDPAELREALDAAFASWSGDAEPTAYPPAPPLGGEERMVFVPWEESAQSEIRIAGQGLARTDPDWIRAGVTNFLLGGSTITGRLGANLREDKGWTYGARSLFSAGVVPGGWVAETAVDVGVTRDAVNEMMREIRRLAEEPVDEAELRRAKDALMLSLPRMFETPAGVASRLATVEAYGLPHEWWDRFPDAVEAVTTEDVGRMARRHFDPQRLVRVVVGGWR
- a CDS encoding pitrilysin family protein, producing the protein MTDTTEATTALRLPVRTHTLANGMRIVCHEDRAAPIVAVHLMYRVGSRHETPGRTGLAHLLEHLMFEGSLHAPKGQFDDLLERVGGTNNGSTWLDRTNYFETVPSHAVELPLWLERDRMAFFLPVLTSEMLEVQRGVVMNERRQAYENRPYGMADERLHQMLFGDAHPYSWPTIGYMADLERITLDDARGFYSTYYTPGNAVLVFAGDISADEAAALAERYFGDLPHGPPIPPFTPPADPAPAAAVSREAMGDDVSFPRVYQAWAVPGYGTREWVALDVLAYLLADGDSSRLQRALIREGRLSQDVDTYLYPTALCGVWGIVTTARTGIAPERLEAAIRRVLDDVVANGVTDDEVLGAARRVRRDQVGDLATVEERAESLAYAATVLGEPEALERVLETYGEVTPDEVRRAAARWLDAGRGATLVVVPAEGASQDGEAGDE
- a CDS encoding radical SAM protein, with the translated sequence MDQTRTTLVEGLIARFPHIPREAVLKEDLLRTGIAFDDSALTDNLDGEVKPKSYFIFSFDQKPLAQLGEAARRRPPEEIALTGGPYELRRTIVSVRVNPDSPYRVARDEAGGLRLSLEGRTVADVGLPPMPEYYRHTLANGKTVMETAPTIQWGYLIYLTVLRLCQYFGAKEECQYCDINHNWRQHKQEGRPYTGVKPVADVLEALEIIDRYDTAKASKAYTLTGGSVTSKVDGLEEADFYGRYAQAIEERFPNRWIGKVVAQALPVEDVRRYKEYGIKIYHPNYEVWDKRLFEIICPGKERYVGREEWHRRIFDAAEVFGARYVIPNFVAGVEMAKPFGFQTVDEAIASTAEGLDYFMSRGVTPRFTTWCPEPATPLGRDNPEGAPLEYHIRLLEVYRETLEKHGLKPPPGYGVAGAGNAVFSVSSFMDTLRPDEVTEEEAVPAAA